CTCGAACGCCGGACCCGTGACATGTCCCTGGAAGCGGAAGTTTCCAACCATTCCTACGGCTTTGGCGATAAACAGGGCGCGCGCCTGGCGATTGCCCGAGACATCGACGATCACTGGCAGTACGGCGGCAGCCTCGAATACCTGTCGGCACAAACGCCGTTGCGAGCGTTGAACAGCGACATCACGGCCAACGGCGGCAGCGGCTTTATCCGCTGGCGCGCCAATGAAAGCCGTGAGTGGAGACTGGCGGTCAGCCCCTCGCACTTCAGCGACGGCAACAACCGTATCGAAGCTGTGCTCACTGGTCGCGAGGGCATTTATCGCGCGCCGGGGCTGCAAGTCGACCTCGGTCTGGAAGTCGGCAGCAGCCATAACTCCAAGTCCGACGACGTGCCGTACTTCAACCCCAAATCCGACTTAAGCGTGCTGCCGACGGTGAACGTCAATCACGTGCTCTACCACCGCTACGAAACTTCCTGGAGCCAGCAGTTCCAGGCCGGTGCGGGCACTTACAGCCAGCGCGATCACGGCACCGGCGGTATCGCCCTGCTGGGTTACGGCCAGCGCTACAGCTGGAACGACGTATTCGAGGTGGGCGGCCTGCTGAGCGTGATCAACCGGCCATTTGACGGTGACCGGGAAACCGATCTGCGCCTGCTCGTCGACCTTACTTACCGCTTCTAGAAGAGTTTGAAGATGCCTTTTATTTCGCGTTTCATCCTCCTGCTGGGAGTGCTGTTGATCAGCGCCTGTGCCCAGCAAGCTCCGACCTTCGTACCGCCGTCCGAACGTACAGTGTCGGCCAATGAAAAGCCGTGGCCGAAAAACCATGTATTGGGGATCGCTTACCACGATGTCGAAGACCGCGACCCCGATCAGGCGGTGGTGGCCGTGCGCACCGAGCGCATGATCGAGCAACTGGCATGGTTGCGGGAGAACAACTACCAACCGGTCACCGTTGACCAGATCATCGCCGCTCGCAATGGCGGCCCTGAATTGCCGCCACGGGCGATCCTGCTGAGTTTCGACGACGGTTATTCGAGCTTTTACACCCGCGTGTTGCCGGTGCTGCGTGCCTATAACTGGCACGCCTTGCTGGCGCCGGTCGGGGTGTGGATCGACACGCCGCCGAACCAGCCAGTCGACTTCGCCGGCACACCGCGCAAGCGTTCGGATTTCCTGACCTGGGAGCAGATCCGCGAGATTTCCCGGTCCGGCCTGGTGGAAATCGCCGCCCACACCGACGCCAGCCACAAAGGCGTGTTGGCCAACCCGCAAGGCAACCTGCAGCCGGCGGCCGCGACCCGGCGCTATGACGCCGCCACCGGTCGCTATGAAACCGAAGCCCAATTCCAGGCCCGGATGCGCGCCGACGTAGCGGCCATCTCGGAGAAGATCCGCAAGGTCACTGGTTACAAACCGCGAGTCTGGGTCTGGCCGTACGGCGTGGCGGATGGCACCTCGCTGCAAGTGATCAACGACCAGGGTTATAAGATGGCCCTGACACTGGACGACGGCCTCGATGCCCTCGACAACCTGATGAGCAGCCCGCGCTTTCTGGTGGCCTCGGACCCGGATGGCGAACACTTCGCCAACAGCGTCGTCGCGGTGCAGGCCGAATCGCCGATGCGCGTGGTGCATGTGGACCTGGACAACGTCTACGACCCGGACCCGGCCCAACAGGAAATCAACCTCGGCAAACTGATCCAGCGCATGGCCGACATGGGCGCCAACACGGTGTTCCTGCAAGCCTTCGCCGACCCTGCGGGCGATGGCCTGGTGCATTCGCTGTACTTCCCCAACCGCCACCTGCCGATGCGTGCCGATATCTTTGACCGTGTGGCCTGGCAGCTGCGCACCCGGGCTCACGTCAAAGTTTTCGCGTGGATGCCGGTGCTGAGTTTTGCCCTGGATTCGAAGTTGCCGCGAGTCACTCGCTGGGACCCGAAAACCGGCACCACGTCGATTGATCCGGACCAGTACAAGCGCTTGTCGCCATTCGACCCGAACGTGCGGCGCATCATCGGTGAAATCTACGAAGACGTGGCCCGCCTGACCTCGGTCGACGGCATCCTCTATCACGATGACGCGGTGCTGTCGGACTTCGAAGACGCTGGCCCCGAAGCCCTGAAAATCTATGCCGCCAACGGTCTGCCCGGTTCGATTGCCGCCCTGCGCGAGGATCCGGCCACCCTGCAACGCTGGACGCGGTTCAAGAGCCGCTACCTGATCGATTTCACCCATGAGCTGACCGCCAAGGTTCGCGCCATTCGCGGCCCGCAAGTGAAAACGGCACGCAATATTTTCGCCGAGCCGATGCTCAACCCCGAGAGCGAAGCCTGGTTTGCGCAGAATCTCGACGACTTCCTGGGCGCCTACGACTGGACGGCACCGATGGCCATGCCACTGATGGAAAAACAGAGCCATCAGCAATCCGGCCCCTGGCTTGAAGCACTGGTGGCGACGGTCAAATCGCGCCCCGGCGCCCTCGACCGCACGGTGTTCGAATTGCAGGCCCGCGACTGGACGAAAAATAAACACGCCGACATCGACGGCGGGCAGTTGGCTGACTGGATGGGCCGCCTCAAGCGTCAGGGCGCCACCAGTTTCGGCTACTACCCAGACAACTTCCTCGAGAACCAGCCGGACCTGAAAGCCGTGCGGCCGGCGCTCTCCAACAAGTGGAATCCATAACATGCTGGACAGACTTCTGGCCCTATTGGTTCTGGCGATCGTCCTGGGGGTTCCCCTCGGGCTGATCTTTCTGGTCACCGGGCAATTCCTGATGGACTTCGTGTTCTTCTACCCACTGTTCATGTCGGGGCTGTGGATCGCCGGCGGCCTGTATTTCTGGCTGCACTGGGAGCGGCACTGGCCGTGGCAGGACGACACCTTGCCGCCACCATTGGCCGGCGAACCGCTGATCTCGATCCTGATCCCTTGCTACAACGAAGGCGACAACGCCGCCGATACCATCCACGCGGCGCTGGCCCAGCATTACCCGAACATTGAAGTGATCGCGATCAACGACGGCTCCAAGGACAACACCGCCGCGGTGCTCGACGCACTGGCGGCGCAGGATCCGCGTTTGCGGGTGCTGCACCTGGCGGAGAACCAGGGCAAGGCCGTTGCCCTGCGCATGGGCGCCATCGCGGCGCGCAGCGAGTACCTGGTGTGCATCGACGGTGACGCGCTGCTGGCGCCGAACACCGCGGCCTATCTGGTGGCGCCGATGCTCGACAACGCGCGACTGGGCGCCGTGACCGGCAACCCGCGAATCCGCACCCGTTCGACCCTGATCGGTCGGGTACAGGTCGGCGAGTTCTCCTCGATCATCGGCCTGATCAAGCGTACCCAGCGGGTGTTCGGGCGGATCTTTACCGTCTCTGGGGTGATCGTCGCCTTCCGTCGTACGGCCCTGAACCGGGTCGGCTACTGGAGCCCGGACATGATCACCGAAGACATCGACATCAGTTGGAAGCTGCAACTGGATCACTGGAGCATTTTCTACGAGCCCCGCGCGTTGTGCTGGATCCTCATGCCGGAAACCCTCGGCGGCCTGTGGAAGCAGCGCTTGCGCTGGGCCCAGGGCGGCGCCGAGGTGTTGTTCAAGAACATCCGGGGCATCTGGCAATACCGCCATCGTTACCTGTGGCCGCTGCTGTTCGAATACTGCCTGTCCACCGGTTGGGCCTTCACCTTCCTGTTGTCGGTGATTTTCTGGGGTGTCGGCAACTTCGTCGAAATGCCGCCCGCCATTGCCGTCCATCACCTGATGCCGCCGGCCTTTACCGGGCTGCTATTGGCGGTGGTCTGCCTGGTGCAATTCGCGGTCAGCATCATGATCGATCGCCGTTACGAAAAAGGGCTCGGCAGGACCATGTTCTGGGTGGTCTGGTACCCGCTGGTGTTCTGGTTCATCAGCCTGCTCACCACCCTGGTCAGCTTCCCCAAAGTACTGTTTGGCCAACATCAGAAGCGCGCGCGGTGGGTCAGTCCGGACCGGGGCATCAAGCCGCTGGATGACGATGAAGAGGAGGTCATCAAATGAAAATCATCAGAACCCGGCAGCGGCCATTTTTGGTCGTTCTCGATGTTTTCTTCACCGTGCTGGCCTGGATCGGGCTGCTGTATTTGCTGGCGCGGGGTTTGTGGCCGCTGATCGATACCCATGACGGCCCGCGCATCGATGGGTCGTTTTTCGACGCCCTCGGCACATTGCAGATCTACCTGTGGGTGGCGCTGTTCAACGCGGTGATCCTGATTGGCTGGGCGCGTTATCAACAGCGCAAAAGCAAGAGCTTCGCCCAGCGCCGTTTGCCGGCGCCGGTGGTGGACGATCAGGGGCTGAGCAAAAGCTTCAAGCTCACCGGCGACCGGCTGGAGAAACTGCGCGCACCGGGCTCGATGACCATTCACAACGATCAGGAAGGCGATGTCAGTCACGTCGTTACGCACTTT
The Pseudomonas sp. GR 6-02 genome window above contains:
- the pgaB gene encoding poly-beta-1,6-N-acetyl-D-glucosamine N-deacetylase PgaB — protein: MPFISRFILLLGVLLISACAQQAPTFVPPSERTVSANEKPWPKNHVLGIAYHDVEDRDPDQAVVAVRTERMIEQLAWLRENNYQPVTVDQIIAARNGGPELPPRAILLSFDDGYSSFYTRVLPVLRAYNWHALLAPVGVWIDTPPNQPVDFAGTPRKRSDFLTWEQIREISRSGLVEIAAHTDASHKGVLANPQGNLQPAAATRRYDAATGRYETEAQFQARMRADVAAISEKIRKVTGYKPRVWVWPYGVADGTSLQVINDQGYKMALTLDDGLDALDNLMSSPRFLVASDPDGEHFANSVVAVQAESPMRVVHVDLDNVYDPDPAQQEINLGKLIQRMADMGANTVFLQAFADPAGDGLVHSLYFPNRHLPMRADIFDRVAWQLRTRAHVKVFAWMPVLSFALDSKLPRVTRWDPKTGTTSIDPDQYKRLSPFDPNVRRIIGEIYEDVARLTSVDGILYHDDAVLSDFEDAGPEALKIYAANGLPGSIAALREDPATLQRWTRFKSRYLIDFTHELTAKVRAIRGPQVKTARNIFAEPMLNPESEAWFAQNLDDFLGAYDWTAPMAMPLMEKQSHQQSGPWLEALVATVKSRPGALDRTVFELQARDWTKNKHADIDGGQLADWMGRLKRQGATSFGYYPDNFLENQPDLKAVRPALSNKWNP
- the pgaC gene encoding poly-beta-1,6-N-acetyl-D-glucosamine synthase, with the protein product MLDRLLALLVLAIVLGVPLGLIFLVTGQFLMDFVFFYPLFMSGLWIAGGLYFWLHWERHWPWQDDTLPPPLAGEPLISILIPCYNEGDNAADTIHAALAQHYPNIEVIAINDGSKDNTAAVLDALAAQDPRLRVLHLAENQGKAVALRMGAIAARSEYLVCIDGDALLAPNTAAYLVAPMLDNARLGAVTGNPRIRTRSTLIGRVQVGEFSSIIGLIKRTQRVFGRIFTVSGVIVAFRRTALNRVGYWSPDMITEDIDISWKLQLDHWSIFYEPRALCWILMPETLGGLWKQRLRWAQGGAEVLFKNIRGIWQYRHRYLWPLLFEYCLSTGWAFTFLLSVIFWGVGNFVEMPPAIAVHHLMPPAFTGLLLAVVCLVQFAVSIMIDRRYEKGLGRTMFWVVWYPLVFWFISLLTTLVSFPKVLFGQHQKRARWVSPDRGIKPLDDDEEEVIK
- the pgaD gene encoding poly-beta-1,6-N-acetyl-D-glucosamine biosynthesis protein PgaD, with translation MKIIRTRQRPFLVVLDVFFTVLAWIGLLYLLARGLWPLIDTHDGPRIDGSFFDALGTLQIYLWVALFNAVILIGWARYQQRKSKSFAQRRLPAPVVDDQGLSKSFKLTGDRLEKLRAPGSMTIHNDQEGDVSHVVTHFTPVDPSQLPPPLAPLEHPLVIRLPAEDDDNREPISHL